A stretch of the Lolium perenne isolate Kyuss_39 chromosome 3, Kyuss_2.0, whole genome shotgun sequence genome encodes the following:
- the LOC127343393 gene encoding small ribosomal subunit protein RACK1z yields the protein MAGSQESLVYAGVMRGHNDQVTAIATPIDNSPFIVSSSRDKSLLVWDLTNPIQATQDSSSEYGVPFRRLTGHGHFVQDVVLSSDGQFALSGSWDGELRLWDLSTGATTRRFVGHDKDVLSVAFSIDNRQIVSASRDKTIKLWNTLGECKYTIGGELGGGEGHNGWVSCVRFSPNNFAPTIVSGSWDRSVKVWNLTNCKLRNTLDGHGGYVSAVAVSPDGSLCASGGKDGVTLLWDLGEGKKLYSLDAGSIINSLCFSPNRYWLCAATHDSIKIWDLESKHIVQDLRPEITVSTKQLLYCTCLSWSADGSTLYAGYTDGTIRIYKISGFSYSS from the exons ATGGCCGGCTCGCAGGAGTCCCTCGTGTACGCCGGCGTCATGCGCGGCCACAACGACCAGGTGACGGCCATCGCCACGCCCATCGACAACTCGCCCTTCATCGTCTCCTCCTCCCGCGACAAGTCCCTCCTGGTCTGGGACCTCACCAACCCCATCCAGGCCACCCAGGACTCCAGCTCCGAGTACGGCGTCCCCTTCCGCCGCCTCACCGGCCACGGCCACTTCGTCCAGGACGTCGTCCTCAGCTCGGACGGCCAGTTCGCGCTCTCCGGATCCTGGGACGGCGAGCTCCGCCTCTGGGACCTGTCCACCGGCGCCACCACCCGCCGCTTCGTTGGCCACGACAAGGACGTCCTCTCCGTCGCCTTCTCCATCGACAACCGCCAGATCGTCTCCGCGTCCCGCGACAAGACCATCAAGCTCTGGAACACCCTCGGTGAGTGCAAGTACACCATCGGCGGCGAGCTCGGAGGCGGCGAGGGCCACAACGGCTGGGTGTCCTGCGTCCGTTTCTCCCCCAACAACTTCGCCCCAACCATCGTCTCGGGCTCGTGGGACCGCTCCGTCAAGGTGTGGAACCTCACCAACTGCAAGCTCCGCAACACTCTTGACGGCCATGGTGGGTACGTCAGTGCCGTCGCAGTGAGCCCAGACGGTTCGCTCTGCGCCTCTGGTGGTAAGGATGGAGTCACCTTGCTCTGGGATTTGGGTGAGGGCAAGAAGCTCTACTCGCTGGACGCGGGCTCCATTATCAACTCGCTCTGCTTCTCGCCCAACCGCTACTGGCTCTGCGCGGCCACACATGATTCCATCAAGATCTGGGATCTTGAGTCAAAGCACATTGTGCAGGACCTTAGGCCCGAGATCACAGTCTCCACTAAACAG CTGCTCTACTGCACTTGTTTGAGCTGGAGCGCGGATGGCAGCACTCTCTATGCTGGTTACACTGATGGAACCATCAGGATCTATAAGATCTCAGGGTTCAGCTACTCGAGCTAG
- the LOC127343395 gene encoding uncharacterized protein, which yields MSGGASKRFRQKEDFELLLSKSDIRESSYRKHSLWMAHWTRDGISAEPQNSKSCSPFEEINDVRYAKDCGNLPFELMKARVAERFMVGVSHGGASSGNTQQFSSNMWGVAHDVCQVQCKNTDQFGRPFESSVVQKNMNLYAAKTVVSERFSLHKPSDLSVDSPKLLSSDNNLSSEWSHFPMFAINRKIDSILNPRRSVLATSSDKNFVPQNSLKPNMSASNVMAFSSKEYQFHTHQVTDENAVHCKSAGVVLSHLGDHIGLDSDHAGRKLKGHLSNEESCSCSKDETNSSCSLLADKLLCSPSKGSPYWSSKNKDMFSASRKENEIVDSLLEKKFEGCQNQHNCEEIPFHEPALAREYQMNSVNTSSIGKCIDVNINGHGEQQHPSTRRMDSATDWTQFSRLPDTAENTLRMKSKGEALACRKPPKQKLTHNKQKGSCLFEMLTLPSESYVACSKDNSRSNMGKCLSETQKQLSTKTDTLYSDTHHASKSTAGFASTSIQKDHGCLDSAKTERLVSSSIKRESSCCEGNETVNVSSEHQNSYSKATCTSKQEWSIPKTSSMNLDLVLFQISRMRNPISKALTESPVCSDPSDKWLKRLKRDVSDPHVPCSKRPKSGDSPTPGGACTMYSQVLDYKMDSTIKHVKEDQLTQDTLMDQQNKDGSSVSAKNLNHWIGRWCQGGTPNFHGSLSLGKQSRKSNTPPDCLEGQFPSIAAMAMMGRVMNKLRPCELEKKGPSVVWKTEGL from the exons ATGTCAGGTGGTGCTTCTAAAAGATTTCGTCAGAAGGAAGATTTTGAACTTCTGCTGAGCAAAAGTGACATCAGAGAATCATCTTACCGCAAACACTCCTTGTGGATGGCACACTGGACCAGAGATGGCATCAGCGCAGAACCTCAAAATAGCAAGAGTTGTAGTCCTTTCGAGGAAATCAATGATGTCAGATATGCAAAAGATTGTGGAAATTTACCTTTTGAACTCATGAAAGCTAGGGTGGCTGAAAGGTTCATGGTGGGAGTTAGCCATGGAGGTGCCTCTTCTGGGAATACACAACAATTCAGTTCTAATATGTGGGGTGTAGCTCATGATGTTTGCCAAGTTCAGTGCAAGAATACTGATCAGTTTGGTAGGCCTTTCGAAAGTTCTGTGGTGCAGAAAAATATGAACTTATATGCTGCTAAGACAGTGGTATCAGAAAGATTTTCTTTACATAAGCCTTCAGATTTATCTGTGGATTCTCCTAAACTTTTGAGTTCTGACAATAATCTGAGTTCAGAATGGAGTCATTTTCCTATGTTTGCAATTAATAGGAAAATTGACAGTATACTTAACCCAAGACGGTCTGTTCTTGCTACGTCATCTGATAAAAATTTTGTTCCACAAAATAGTTTGAAGCCAAACATGTCTGCATCTAATGTGATGGCATTTTCATCAAAGGAATATCAGTTTCACACACACCAAGTAACTGATGAAAATGCGGTTCACTGCAAATCTGCAGGAGTCGTCCTATCTCACCTAGGTGATCACATCGGCCTTGATTCTGACCATGCAGGAAGAAAACTGAAAGGACATTTGTCAAATGAAGAATCATGCTCTTGCAGTAAGGATGAAACCAACTCATCATGTTCATTATTAGCAGACAAGCTCCTTTGTAGTCCTTCAAAGGGGTCACCTTATTGGTCTAGCAAGAACAAAGACATGTTTTCAGCAAGCAGAAAAGAGAATGAAATTGTTGATTCTTTATTGGAAAAGAAGTTTGAAGGATGCCAAAATCAACACAATTGTGAGGAAATACCGTTTCATGAGCCAGCTCTCGCTAGAGAATACCAGATGAATTCAGTAAATACTTCTTCCATTGGCAAGTGCATTGATGTGAACATTAATGGCCATGGTGAACAACAACACCCCAGTACACGCAGAATGGATTCTGCTACAGATTGGACACAGTTCTCCAGGTTACCGGATACAGCTGAAAATACACTGAGAATGAAGAGCAAAGGAGAAGCACTGGCTTGTAGAAAACCGCCAAAGCAAAAATTGACACATAACAAACAGAAAGGTTCCTGCTTATTTGAAATGTTAACACTGCCCTCTGAATCATATGTGGCATGCTCCAAAGATAATTCTCGCAGTAACATGGGCAAATGTTTATCGGAAACACAGAAGCAGTTATCAACTAAAACTGATACATTGTACAGCGATACTCATCATGCATCAAAATCCACAGCAG GGTTTGCTTCAACATCAATACAGAAG GACCATGGTTGTCTAGACTCAGCAAAAACTGAACGGTTAGTGTCGTCGTCAATTAAAAGAGAATCAAGCTGCTGTGAAGGAAATGAAACAGTCAACGTGAGTTCAGAGCATCAAAACTCTTATTCCAAGGCAACTTGCACAAGTAAGCAAGAATGGAGCATACCAAAAACATCGAGCATGAATCTAGATCTAGTTCTTTTTCAGATAAGCAGGATGAGAAATCCAATTTCAAAGGCTCTAACTGAGTCACCAGTATGCTCGGATCCAAGTGACAAGTGGCTCAAACGCCTGAAACGTGATGTTTCAGATCCTCATGTTCCTTGTTCCAAGAGACCAAAGTCTGGAGACAGTCCAACTCCTGGAGGAGCATGTACCATGTATAGTCAAGTGCTTGATTACAAGATGGATAGTACGATCAAACATGTGAAGGAGGACCAACTGACGCAGGATACACTGATGGACCAACAAAACAAAGATGGGTCTTCTGTTTCAGCAAAGAATCTTAATCATTGGATAGGGAGGTGGTGCCAAGGTGGCACCCCTAATTTTCATGGAAGTTTGAGTCTAGGGAAGCAATCGCGCAAGTCTAACACGCCACCTGATTGTCTTGAAGGCCAGTTTCCAAGCATCGCAGCGATGGCTATGATGGGGCGTGTAATGAACAAGCTTCGCCCATGTGAACTTGAGAAGAAGGGTCCTTCTGTAGTCTGGAAGACAGAGGGGTTGTGA